From a single Maylandia zebra isolate NMK-2024a linkage group LG3, Mzebra_GT3a, whole genome shotgun sequence genomic region:
- the LOC143412353 gene encoding uncharacterized protein LOC143412353, giving the protein MEVIALCSKLWFNISAGWKVRNTQQILSKCSNNTVTRTCGIKYAFATDSGKYWCESGAERSNTVSITVTAGAVILESPVRPVMEGDAVILHCRKKADKQDSNFTADFYKDSFLMGTSYGGKLEIQNVSNSYEGLYKCKIQGVGESAESWLAIRRKSNAEDVAGGAVTLKNSADSATEVLAVFPLSHEEIPSLHVYYTLLWVVLTAVLALQFLVLGLLYWKMKLVLLQIKMHDQNKGQCGVAKNLKRDTETAADNLSLETNKVTNPQTQKVSFPDKDEPSFHTLHSTFIDNNTLQPIYDSVDSGECSFMVQASLSDPAFTPQECQYSAVKW; this is encoded by the exons ATGGAAGTCATCGCACTCTGTAGTAAACTCT GGTTTAACATTTCAGCAGGATGGAAAGTGAGGAACACTCAGCAAATCCTTTCGAAATGTTCCAATAACACTGTGACGAGGACTTGTGGGATCAAATATGCTTTTGCTACAGATAGTGGAAAATACTGGTGTGAGAGTGGAGCAGAGAGAAGCAACACTGTCAGTATCACTGTTACAG CTGGTGCTGTGATACTGGAGAGTCCTGTTCgtcctgtgatggagggagatgctGTTATTCTGCACTGTAGAAAGAAGGCAGACAAACAAGACTCAAATTTCACAGCTGATTTCTACAAAGATAGCTTCCTCATGGGTACCAGCTATGGTGGAAAGTTAGAAATCCAAAATGTTTCAAACTCTTATGAAGGATTATATAAATGCAAAATACAGGGAGTTGGGGAATCAGCAGAGAGCTGGCTGGCTATCAGAAGGAAATCCAATGCAGAGGATG ttgcaggtggCGCTGTGACCCTTAAgaattctgctgattcagcgaCTGAAG TATTAGCTGTATTTCCACTATCTCATGAAGAAATTCCTTCATTACACGTTTACTACACCCTGCTGTGGGTTGTTCTCACTGCTGTGTTGGCGCTGCAATTTCTGGTGTTGGGACTACTTTACTGGAAGATGAAGCTAG TGTTATTACAGATCAAAATGCATGATCAAAACAAAGGGCAGTGTGGTGTTGCCAAGAATCTGAAGAGAG ACACTGAAACTGCCGCTGATAATTTGAGCCTCGAGACAAACAAAGTCACAAACCCACAGACACAAAAAG tttcttttccagATAAAGATGAACCCTCGTTTCACACATTACACTCTACTTTCATTGACAACAATACTCTGCAGCCTATATATG ATTCTGTAGATTCAGGAGAATGCAGCTTCATGGTGCAAGCTAGTCTGTCAGATCCAGCTTTCACTCCTCAGGAATGCCAATATTCTGCAGTTAAGTGGTGA
- the LOC101483370 gene encoding uncharacterized protein LOC101483370 isoform X1 — MGYFPGVLSLSLSDATGKVGPSCPQARLVSISEGNIPSFQQPVDLSCHPWFFICPDSYGFRDCYILNTLVDVGSNSLCVLLELTMPRQKDRRSSKSRLSVWTTVFFHSVIILQMTQINAGESLTNSQPRIMAVIGQTQDITLLCSVDPPMNAVDEMVEWSRSDLNPRFVHVWRSGEDHLIGQNPSYKNRTSVSIEKLKTGDASLKLTKVRLSDEGTYRCFIPGLSADLSVELVVEADIQITKVSPGVLECKSKGWYPEPDVFWLESEGKIIPAGSKEMFRGPDDLYALSSRLTLEKGHSKNITCRIQQNKQHREAKIHVPDDFSVDSARSTIAAMIVGIIFITFVVFLVFLVWKWRKNNMETGSKEKMQAFDPEEESLIREEKVNDSSHVSLCQTEVENDHVSNKNIMQTTKTGTQQNSNHPGRETTNNVWKSHDGRQAQPEQFDNNSERRNCEIPNLTDNSGQGHGPKQHEEKTEENKNKTQTTNETADQSLIKAEEKKTTHSEGEDTMKQKQDNIKENVSPTGSERNMANQNQVAGEVDGEKRAKEVSSEIPPMQHDSKENQSEKPITTQIVMSGGQKQEIKEAGGEISQPQAENVDGNGNNETAALSGKTIGQHNSAEEGHTYEGGQPLKGMQGEDPQVKRLQGQDTQTKGLQGQDTQTKRLEGQDTQTKGLQGEDPQTKGLEGQDTQTKGLQGQDTQTKGLQGEDPQTKGSEGQDTQTKGLEGQDTQKKGLQEEDPQTKGLEGQDTQMKRLEREDPQTKGLQEEDPQTKGLEGQDTQKKGLQEEDPQTKGLEGQDTQMKRLEREDTQTKGLQEEDPQTKGLEGQDTQKKGLQEEDPQTKGLEGQDTQKKGLQEEDPQTKGLEGQDTQKKGLQEEDPQTKGLEGQDTQKKGLQGEV, encoded by the exons ATGGGATATTTTCCTGGAGTACTGtctcttagcctctctgatgccaCGGGAAAGGTTGGCCCTAGCTGTCCTCAGGCTCGCCTCGTCTCCATCTCTGAAGGCAACATTCCGAGCTTTCAGCAGCCTGTAGACCTCTCCTGTCATCCATGGTTTTTCATTTGCCCGGACAGTTATGGTTTTCGTGACTGTTACATCCTCAATACACTTGTTGATGTAGGCAGTAACAGTCTCTGCGTACTCCTGGAG CTCACAATGCCTCGACAGAAGGACAGACGATCCTCTAAATCTCGACTCAGTGTATGGACTACAGTGTTTTTCCACTCAGTTATCATTCTTCAAATGACACAGATCAATGCAG GTGAATCtctgacaaacagtcagccTCGTATAATGGCAGTAATTGGTCAGACTCAAGACATCACGTTGCTATGCAGTGTGGATCCTCCCATGAATGCTGTGGATGAGATGGTTGAGTGGTCAAGATCTGACCTGAATCCCAGATTTGTCCATGTGTGGCGGTCAGGTGAAGATCATCTGATTGGACAAAATCCATCCTACAAGAACCGAACATCAGTGTCTATTGAGAAACTGAAAACAGGAGATGCATCACTGAAACTCACCAAAGTGAGGCTGTCAGATGAAGGAACATACAGATGCTTCATTCCTGGACTAAGTGCAGATTTGAGTGTTGAACTTGTTGTCG AAGCTGATATTCAGATAACCAAAGTCAGCCCTGGAGTGTTAGAATGTAAATCCAAAGGCTGGTATCCAGAGCCGGATGTGTTTTGGCTGGAGAGTGAGGGCAAGATCATCCCTGCTGGGTCTAAAGAGATGTTCAGAGGTCCTGATGATCTCTATGCCCTCAGCAGCAGACTGACTCTGGAAAAAGGACACAGCAAGAACATCACCTGTAGaatccaacaaaacaaacagcataGAGAAGCCAAGATACATGTCCCAG ATGATTTCTCTGTGGATTCGGCTAGATCTACCATTGCGGCAATGATTGTTGGCATTATATTTAttacttttgttgtttttcttgtttttctcgtttggaaatggagaaaaaacaacatgG AGACtggaagcaaagaaaaaatgcaAGCTTTTGATCCAGAAGAGGAATCTCTGATCAGGGAAGAAAAGGTCAATGACAGTTCACATGTCAGTTTGTGTCAAACAGAGGTGGAAAATGACCACGTTTCCAACAAAAATATCATGCAGACAACAAAAACTGGCACACAACAAAATAGCAACCACCCAGGTAGAGAGACAACAAATAATGTATGGAAATCACATGATGGAAGACAAGCACAACCTGAACAATTTGATAATAACAGCGAAAGAAGAAATTGTGAAATTCCAAATCTGACTGATAATAGTGGACAAGGACATGGGCCTAAACAACACgaagaaaaaactgaagaaaacaaaaacaaaacacaaactacgAATGAAACAGCCGATCAGAGTCTAATTAaagcagaagagaaaaaaactacTCATTCTGAGGGAGAAGACACAATGAAACAGAAACAGGACAATATCAAGGAAAATGTCAGTCCCACAGGATCAGAAAGAAATATGGCAAACCAAAATCAGGTTGCTGGTGAGGTGGATGGCGAAAAAAGAGCAAAGGAAGTTTCTTCAGAAATACCCCCAATGCAGCATGACAGTAAGGAAAACCAGTCAGAAAAACCTATAACCACACAGATTGTAATGAGTGGAGGCCAAAAACAAGAGATCAAGGAAGCTGGAGGAGAAATAAGCCAACCACAAGCTGAGAACGTGGATGGGAACGGAAATAATGAAACAGCAGCTCTATCTGGCAAAACCATAGGTCAACATAATAGCGCAGAGGAGGGTCACACATATGAAGGGGGGCAACCATTGAAAGGTATGCAAGGGGAAGACCCACAAGTGAAAAGATTGCAGGGGcaggacacacaaacaaaggGATTGCAGGGGcaggacacacaaacaaagagaTTGGAGGGGcaggacacacaaacaaaggGATTGCAGGGGGAAGACCCACAAACAAAGGGATTGGAGGGGcaggacacacaaacaaaggGATTGCAGGGGcaggacacacaaacaaaggGATTGCAAGGGGAAGACCCACAAACAAAGGGATCGGAGGGGcaggacacacaaacaaaggGATTGGAGGGGcaggacacacaaaaaaagggaTTGCAGGAGGAAGACCCACAAACGAAGGGATTGGAGGGGCAGGACACACAAATGAAGAGATTGGAGAGGGAAGACCCACAAACGAAGGGATTGCAGGAGGAAGACCCACAAACGAAGGGATTGGAGGGGcaggacacacaaaaaaagggaTTGCAGGAGGAAGACCCACAAACGAAGGGATTGGAGGGGCAGGACACACAAATGAAGAGATTGGAGAGggaagacacacaaacaaagggATTGCAGGAGGAAGACCCACAAACGAAGGGATTGGAGGGGcaggacacacaaaaaaagggaTTGCAGGAGGAAGACCCACAAACGAAGGGATTGGAGGGGcaggacacacaaaaaaagggaTTGCAGGAGGAAGACCCACAAACGAAGGGATTGGAGGGGcaggacacacaaaaaaagggaTTGCAGGAGGAAGACCCACAAACGAAGGGATTGGAGGGGcaggacacacaaaaaaagggaTTGCAGGGGGAAGTCTAA
- the LOC101483370 gene encoding uncharacterized protein LOC101483370 isoform X2: MPRQKDRRSSKSRLSVWTTVFFHSVIILQMTQINAGESLTNSQPRIMAVIGQTQDITLLCSVDPPMNAVDEMVEWSRSDLNPRFVHVWRSGEDHLIGQNPSYKNRTSVSIEKLKTGDASLKLTKVRLSDEGTYRCFIPGLSADLSVELVVEADIQITKVSPGVLECKSKGWYPEPDVFWLESEGKIIPAGSKEMFRGPDDLYALSSRLTLEKGHSKNITCRIQQNKQHREAKIHVPDDFSVDSARSTIAAMIVGIIFITFVVFLVFLVWKWRKNNMETGSKEKMQAFDPEEESLIREEKVNDSSHVSLCQTEVENDHVSNKNIMQTTKTGTQQNSNHPGRETTNNVWKSHDGRQAQPEQFDNNSERRNCEIPNLTDNSGQGHGPKQHEEKTEENKNKTQTTNETADQSLIKAEEKKTTHSEGEDTMKQKQDNIKENVSPTGSERNMANQNQVAGEVDGEKRAKEVSSEIPPMQHDSKENQSEKPITTQIVMSGGQKQEIKEAGGEISQPQAENVDGNGNNETAALSGKTIGQHNSAEEGHTYEGGQPLKGMQGEDPQVKRLQGQDTQTKGLQGQDTQTKRLEGQDTQTKGLQGEDPQTKGLEGQDTQTKGLQGQDTQTKGLQGEDPQTKGSEGQDTQTKGLEGQDTQKKGLQEEDPQTKGLEGQDTQMKRLEREDPQTKGLQEEDPQTKGLEGQDTQKKGLQEEDPQTKGLEGQDTQMKRLEREDTQTKGLQEEDPQTKGLEGQDTQKKGLQEEDPQTKGLEGQDTQKKGLQEEDPQTKGLEGQDTQKKGLQEEDPQTKGLEGQDTQKKGLQGEV; this comes from the exons ATGCCTCGACAGAAGGACAGACGATCCTCTAAATCTCGACTCAGTGTATGGACTACAGTGTTTTTCCACTCAGTTATCATTCTTCAAATGACACAGATCAATGCAG GTGAATCtctgacaaacagtcagccTCGTATAATGGCAGTAATTGGTCAGACTCAAGACATCACGTTGCTATGCAGTGTGGATCCTCCCATGAATGCTGTGGATGAGATGGTTGAGTGGTCAAGATCTGACCTGAATCCCAGATTTGTCCATGTGTGGCGGTCAGGTGAAGATCATCTGATTGGACAAAATCCATCCTACAAGAACCGAACATCAGTGTCTATTGAGAAACTGAAAACAGGAGATGCATCACTGAAACTCACCAAAGTGAGGCTGTCAGATGAAGGAACATACAGATGCTTCATTCCTGGACTAAGTGCAGATTTGAGTGTTGAACTTGTTGTCG AAGCTGATATTCAGATAACCAAAGTCAGCCCTGGAGTGTTAGAATGTAAATCCAAAGGCTGGTATCCAGAGCCGGATGTGTTTTGGCTGGAGAGTGAGGGCAAGATCATCCCTGCTGGGTCTAAAGAGATGTTCAGAGGTCCTGATGATCTCTATGCCCTCAGCAGCAGACTGACTCTGGAAAAAGGACACAGCAAGAACATCACCTGTAGaatccaacaaaacaaacagcataGAGAAGCCAAGATACATGTCCCAG ATGATTTCTCTGTGGATTCGGCTAGATCTACCATTGCGGCAATGATTGTTGGCATTATATTTAttacttttgttgtttttcttgtttttctcgtttggaaatggagaaaaaacaacatgG AGACtggaagcaaagaaaaaatgcaAGCTTTTGATCCAGAAGAGGAATCTCTGATCAGGGAAGAAAAGGTCAATGACAGTTCACATGTCAGTTTGTGTCAAACAGAGGTGGAAAATGACCACGTTTCCAACAAAAATATCATGCAGACAACAAAAACTGGCACACAACAAAATAGCAACCACCCAGGTAGAGAGACAACAAATAATGTATGGAAATCACATGATGGAAGACAAGCACAACCTGAACAATTTGATAATAACAGCGAAAGAAGAAATTGTGAAATTCCAAATCTGACTGATAATAGTGGACAAGGACATGGGCCTAAACAACACgaagaaaaaactgaagaaaacaaaaacaaaacacaaactacgAATGAAACAGCCGATCAGAGTCTAATTAaagcagaagagaaaaaaactacTCATTCTGAGGGAGAAGACACAATGAAACAGAAACAGGACAATATCAAGGAAAATGTCAGTCCCACAGGATCAGAAAGAAATATGGCAAACCAAAATCAGGTTGCTGGTGAGGTGGATGGCGAAAAAAGAGCAAAGGAAGTTTCTTCAGAAATACCCCCAATGCAGCATGACAGTAAGGAAAACCAGTCAGAAAAACCTATAACCACACAGATTGTAATGAGTGGAGGCCAAAAACAAGAGATCAAGGAAGCTGGAGGAGAAATAAGCCAACCACAAGCTGAGAACGTGGATGGGAACGGAAATAATGAAACAGCAGCTCTATCTGGCAAAACCATAGGTCAACATAATAGCGCAGAGGAGGGTCACACATATGAAGGGGGGCAACCATTGAAAGGTATGCAAGGGGAAGACCCACAAGTGAAAAGATTGCAGGGGcaggacacacaaacaaaggGATTGCAGGGGcaggacacacaaacaaagagaTTGGAGGGGcaggacacacaaacaaaggGATTGCAGGGGGAAGACCCACAAACAAAGGGATTGGAGGGGcaggacacacaaacaaaggGATTGCAGGGGcaggacacacaaacaaaggGATTGCAAGGGGAAGACCCACAAACAAAGGGATCGGAGGGGcaggacacacaaacaaaggGATTGGAGGGGcaggacacacaaaaaaagggaTTGCAGGAGGAAGACCCACAAACGAAGGGATTGGAGGGGCAGGACACACAAATGAAGAGATTGGAGAGGGAAGACCCACAAACGAAGGGATTGCAGGAGGAAGACCCACAAACGAAGGGATTGGAGGGGcaggacacacaaaaaaagggaTTGCAGGAGGAAGACCCACAAACGAAGGGATTGGAGGGGCAGGACACACAAATGAAGAGATTGGAGAGggaagacacacaaacaaagggATTGCAGGAGGAAGACCCACAAACGAAGGGATTGGAGGGGcaggacacacaaaaaaagggaTTGCAGGAGGAAGACCCACAAACGAAGGGATTGGAGGGGcaggacacacaaaaaaagggaTTGCAGGAGGAAGACCCACAAACGAAGGGATTGGAGGGGcaggacacacaaaaaaagggaTTGCAGGAGGAAGACCCACAAACGAAGGGATTGGAGGGGcaggacacacaaaaaaagggaTTGCAGGGGGAAGTCTAA